Proteins from one Penicillium digitatum chromosome 2, complete sequence genomic window:
- a CDS encoding Ceramide glucosyltransferase, putative: MLELTFSFLLRRSDDGALYASIAIGWIALIWYAFILGVCGLGSFQISKHFLSQPYRSRLTNASEVPHVTAIRPVKGLEPHLYDCLAATFRQDYPSHKLSICLCVSTRDDPAYPALCKLITDFPHVDARIYLEDEDPLLQQNGINTYTLGPNPKIRNMSRAYREAKGDIVWIIDSNVWQEVQALVDANPESTNVDTAAAAMPSVRPEDGPAAMIATGGGRLEELFLSSSHAKMYTAINTVLVAPCIVGKSNMFRRSHLDYLTSLCASDPQARHPGIDFFSVNICEDHLIGDLLWKKQVREEKEFRERWGKHAMVFGDMAIQPVANMSVSAYIARRVRWLRVRKFTVLLATLVEPGTESFLCTTYGAWGITSALAPCLERSGVQFAAHLGTWGAFFILFALGMAFWILVDWKLYIKLHSAKCIELDDDTPAFARPQRYRSSQTTRRPFMQWFGAWLGRELLALPIWIMAVYGGVTVVWRDRRFKVGFDAKVREIDPPTPPPLETSSSTGAVVGKVRSD, from the exons ATGCTAGAGCTTACATTTTCGTTCCTCCTTCGCAGATCTGACGATGGCGCGCTGTACGCGTCTATCGCTATCGGTTGGATTGCCCTGATCTGGTATGCATTCATACTGGGAGTTTGCGGTCTAGGATCTTTTCAGAT ATCGAAACACTTCCTCAGCCAGCCGTATCGGTCACGACTAACGAACGCCTCCGAGGTGCCACACGTCACCGCCATCCGGCCGGTCAAGGGCCTCGAACCACACCTATATGACTGCCTCGCTGCCACCTTTCGACAGGACTACCCGAGTCACAAGCTCAGCATTTGTCTTTGTGTATCGACACGCGACGACCCTGCCTATCCTGCCCTCTGCAAACTAATCACCGACTTCCCGCATGTCGACGCGCGGATTTACCTCGAAGACGAAGATCCGCTCTTGCAGCAGAATGGTATCAATACGTACACGCTCGGACCGAATCCCAAGATCCGGAATATGAGCCGTGCATACCGTGAAGCGAAAGGAGATATCGTCTGGATCATTGACTCCAATGTCTGG CAAGAAGTACAA GCGCTCGTTGACGCCAACCCGGAATCAACGAATGTCGATACAGCGGCCGCAGCTATGCCTTCCGTTCGTCCGGAGGATGGGCCTGCAGCCATGATCGCGACTGGAGGGGGTCGCTTGGAAGAGCTGTTCCTCTCCTCCTCGCACGCGAAAATGTACACCGCGATCAACACAGTTCTCGTTGCGCCGTGCATAGTGGGAAAATCCAACATGTTCCGCCGCTCCCACCTCGACTATCTCACCAGTCTGTGCGCCTCGGATCCCCAAGCTCGACATCCAGGCATCGATTTCTTCTCCGTGAATATCTGCGAAGACCATTTGATCGGAGATCTCCTGTGGAAGAAGCAGGTGcgggaagagaaagagttCCGCGAGCGTTGGGGCAAGCACGCCATGGTCTTTGGTGACATGGCTATCCAGCCTGTTGCCAATATGAGCGTGTCGGCATATATTGCCCGTCGGGTCCGATGGCTGCGAGTGCGTAAATTCACCGTTCTGCTCGCTACGCTTGTCGAACCAGGCACCGAGTCATTCTTATGCACGACCTATGGTGCCTGGGGCATCACTTCTGCCTTGGCGCCGTGTCTTGAGCGGAGTGGCGTACAATTTGCTGCCCATCTCGGAACGTGGGGTGCATTTTTTATCCTGTTCGCACTTGGCATGGCTTTCTGGATCCTGGTTGATTGGAAACTGTATATTAAACTGCATTCCGCAAAATGTATCGAGTTGGATGATGATACCCCTGCTTTTGCTCGGCCCCAACGCTACCGATCTTCCCAAACTACTCGTCGCCCGTTCATGCAATGGTTTGGCGCCTGGCTCGGCCGCGAACTGCTGGCTCTGCCGATCTGGATCATGGCGGTGTATGGCGGCGTGACAGTCGTCTGGCGAGACCGACGCTTCAAGGTCGGCTTCGATGCGAAAGTTCGGGAGATTGATCCCCCTACTCCCCCGCCTTTGGAGACTTCGTCCTCTACTGGAGCAGTGGTGGGCAAGGTCCGCAGTGATTGA
- a CDS encoding Ankyrin repeat protein (Yar1), putative, protein MSASTTSQAKPTVPIALSAEAVDDLIYDARAGDLEALNEDIANLASQHSCNESQIVASAIDRTDESEGGSGSCVLHFPAANGNSDILKALLHKLSSADAAQRAAFVNHRNNSGNTPLHWAALNAHLECVKALVEAGADLDVKNDAGHDAVFLAERTAWAAVEGDEDVEGAEGDDAQTQEIEMTIGENEGEEKSEGAGEMSAGRQVVEWLLASDVGASLEKGATEGEASGSA, encoded by the exons ATGTCCGCCTCCACAACATCACAGGCGAAGCCTACAGTGCCAATTGCACTTTCTGCAGAGGCAGTTGACGACTTGATCTATGACGCCCGAGCAGGCGACCTCGAGGCCCTTAATGAAGACATCGCCAACCTCGCCAGCCAACACAGCTGCAACGAGTCCCAGATCGTGGCATCTGCCATCGATAGGACAGACGAGAGCGAAGGTGGCTCTGGATCTTGTGTTCTGCACTTCCCTGCTGCGAATGGAAACTCTG atatcctcaaggctCTCCTCCACAAGCTGTCATCCGCAGACGCAGCCCAGCGTGCCGCGTTCGTGAACCACCGCAACAACTCCGGCAACACACCTCTCCACTGGGCTGCGCTTAACGCGCACCTCGAGTGCGTTAAGGCGCTTGTCGAAGCTGGCGCAGATCTTGATGTTAAGAACGATGCTGGCCATGACGCTGTGTTCCTTGCCGAGCGGACAGCGTGGGCTGCGGTGGAGGGCGACGAGGACGTTGAGGGTGCGGAGGGTGATGATGCTCAGACTCAGGAGATTGAGATGACCATTGGTGAGAACGAGGGCGAGGAGAAGTCTGAGGGTGCTGGTGAGATGTCTGCGGGCAGACAGGTTGTCGAGTGGCTCCTGGCTTCAGATGTTGGTGCGAGTTTGGAGAAGGGGGCTACAGAGGGCGAGGCTAGTGGATCTGCTTGA